In one Candidatus Omnitrophota bacterium genomic region, the following are encoded:
- a CDS encoding SurA N-terminal domain-containing protein, whose protein sequence is MLKFLRDRKNSKKIWIFLAIVIVIPFAFWGAGSVVSDKNYAGYVGTICGRKITSSQFQDSYNATAARLRLQFPDQFDQLKDSLDLESQAWERLVLISEAKRRNIKVTDQEVIKDITANPTFQGKNGFDDSAYKHIIKYYLHSSPRAFEEQTRESLMLAKLYDQVTCVVKLDDEQLKEEYRKANEELSISYISAQYAELEKNIQADDETLKSYFQNNSIKFKEPLSFNLEYVKIEAEEKTSLKQRSEKIFLLAQKNIPLKKIAQENKLTLKETGLFPETGPIPEIGWAKQIINALPKIKPDEYLPPYCNQQACFLAKIKVKMDPYIPEFTTIKDKIKIIFSREKAKEQAKERIEKCLARLKEQPDSDIFETTAVENGLKYASTSFFKFASYIEGIGSSSEFWLTAEKLQPNKASEIISTPTALFIIRLKEKKEADWNKFEEDKKTFSEKILSDKKNEYFTSFLKELDKKAFFKTSQS, encoded by the coding sequence ATGCTCAAATTCCTTCGCGACCGCAAAAATTCAAAAAAGATCTGGATATTCTTGGCCATTGTCATAGTGATCCCCTTTGCTTTCTGGGGGGCAGGATCAGTTGTTTCTGATAAAAACTACGCCGGCTACGTTGGCACTATCTGCGGAAGAAAAATCACAAGCTCGCAATTTCAGGATTCTTATAACGCCACAGCCGCCAGGCTGCGCCTGCAATTCCCGGATCAATTCGATCAATTAAAAGACTCCCTGGACCTTGAATCCCAGGCCTGGGAGAGGCTGGTACTTATCAGCGAAGCCAAAAGGCGCAATATCAAGGTAACAGATCAAGAAGTTATAAAAGATATAACCGCCAACCCCACTTTTCAAGGGAAAAACGGCTTTGATGATTCCGCCTACAAACATATTATAAAATATTACCTGCACAGCTCACCACGGGCATTTGAAGAACAGACCCGGGAAAGTTTAATGCTTGCCAAATTATATGATCAGGTCACCTGCGTTGTAAAATTAGACGACGAGCAATTAAAAGAAGAATACCGCAAAGCCAACGAAGAATTAAGCATCTCTTACATAAGCGCGCAATACGCAGAGCTTGAAAAGAATATCCAGGCCGATGATGAAACTTTAAAATCATACTTTCAAAACAACTCCATAAAATTCAAAGAGCCGCTGTCCTTTAATTTAGAATACGTCAAAATAGAGGCCGAGGAAAAAACAAGCCTTAAACAGAGAAGCGAAAAGATATTCCTTCTGGCGCAAAAAAATATCCCTTTAAAGAAAATAGCCCAGGAAAATAAACTTACCCTTAAGGAAACCGGCCTGTTCCCGGAAACCGGCCCCATCCCGGAAATTGGATGGGCAAAGCAGATAATCAACGCGCTGCCTAAAATAAAGCCTGACGAATACCTGCCCCCTTACTGTAATCAACAGGCCTGTTTTTTAGCGAAAATAAAAGTAAAAATGGACCCCTATATACCGGAGTTTACAACCATCAAGGATAAAATAAAAATCATCTTTTCCAGAGAAAAAGCCAAAGAACAAGCTAAAGAAAGAATTGAAAAATGCCTGGCGCGCCTTAAGGAACAGCCGGATTCAGATATTTTTGAAACAACTGCCGTGGAAAACGGGCTAAAATACGCCTCCACTTCCTTTTTTAAATTCGCCAGCTACATCGAAGGCATTGGCTCATCCTCTGAATTCTGGTTAACAGCAGAAAAATTACAACCAAACAAGGCCAGCGAAATTATCTCTACCCCCACAGCGTTATTTATTATCCGTTTAAAAGAAAAAAAGGAAGCGGATTGGAATAAATTTGAAGAAGATAAGAAAACATTCTCGGAAAAAATACTTTCCGATAAAAAAAATGAATACTTTACCTCTTTCTTAAAAGAACTTGATAAAAAGGCCTTTTTTAAAACAAGCCAAAGCTAA
- a CDS encoding prepilin-type N-terminal cleavage/methylation domain-containing protein, producing the protein MRAKNKKGFTLLELMISVGITAIISAAILNIFSIGLSSWQIGEAKIESQYQARKAMQEITQDLRLSNPGHIDVLNDSNTEIQTGIGTKLRFQVPSYDNKIIHFLGGDVALAAIRLDNDNNIIWGADNTNGYFIQYQLVTSGTNHQLARVILNSSFTQVSRRVLANNILAVGFKGIPSGTSNPRSVEISITGSNTINTGRSVSFKLTSLINARN; encoded by the coding sequence ATGCGCGCAAAAAACAAAAAAGGATTTACTCTTTTAGAATTAATGATTAGCGTAGGCATAACCGCGATTATTTCTGCGGCGATACTTAATATCTTTAGCATAGGCCTGTCCTCATGGCAGATCGGGGAAGCAAAAATAGAAAGCCAATATCAGGCAAGAAAGGCAATGCAGGAAATAACCCAGGATTTAAGACTCAGCAATCCCGGGCATATAGACGTGCTTAATGATAGCAATACCGAGATACAAACAGGAATAGGGACAAAACTGCGTTTTCAAGTGCCTTCATACGATAACAAAATAATCCATTTCCTGGGCGGCGATGTGGCTTTAGCCGCGATACGGCTAGATAATGACAATAACATTATCTGGGGCGCGGATAATACCAATGGTTATTTTATACAATACCAGCTGGTTACATCAGGGACGAACCATCAGTTAGCAAGGGTTATTCTTAACAGCTCCTTTACGCAGGTATCGCGCAGGGTTTTGGCGAATAATATCTTAGCCGTGGGTTTCAAAGGTATTCCCAGCGGCACCTCTAACCCGCGTTCGGTTGAGATATCCATAACCGGCAGCAATACTATTAATACCGGCCGGTCCGTAAGTTTTAAGCTAACATCACTGATAAATGCACGCAATTAA
- a CDS encoding ferredoxin — translation MAKVTVDTSTCVGCGLCEQSCPEVFQVQGDGLAHVKAQVCSIHNLAEVADQCPVNAIKVS, via the coding sequence ATGGCCAAGGTAACAGTAGATACATCAACTTGTGTGGGTTGTGGTTTGTGCGAGCAGTCTTGTCCGGAAGTTTTTCAAGTGCAGGGTGACGGGTTAGCGCATGTCAAAGCGCAAGTTTGCTCTATCCATAATCTTGCGGAAGTAGCTGATCAGTGTCCGGTAAACGCGATTAAGGTAAGCTAA
- a CDS encoding thiamine pyrophosphate-dependent enzyme — protein sequence MSNSLLACGHTACAGCGQALAARMVIDTAGKNTMVVNNTGCLEVFSTKFPESAWEIPWMHSLFENCAAVASGVEAGLKYLGKKDNINVIAQAGDGGTADIGLQALSGMLERGHDILYVCYDNEAYMNTGVQRSGLTPFDTNTTTSPIGAGSTGNIRPKKPMPEIAVAHGIPYVATASASLPQDIQRKVKKALSIKGPKYMQIHVPCPLGWRHESSMTLEVGKLAVETGLYPLIEYENGVLAQVRKIQPKPVEEYLKVQGRFKHLLNNPEEIRKIQAIADNNIAKYGLKA from the coding sequence ATGAGCAATAGCCTTTTAGCTTGTGGGCATACTGCTTGCGCCGGATGCGGCCAGGCATTAGCCGCCCGAATGGTAATTGATACTGCCGGTAAGAATACCATGGTAGTAAATAATACCGGGTGCCTTGAGGTTTTTTCTACTAAATTTCCGGAATCAGCCTGGGAAATTCCCTGGATGCATTCTTTATTTGAAAACTGCGCGGCGGTGGCTTCCGGAGTAGAGGCAGGCCTGAAATATTTAGGCAAGAAAGATAATATTAATGTTATCGCTCAGGCAGGTGACGGAGGAACAGCAGATATTGGCCTGCAGGCTCTTTCCGGGATGCTGGAAAGAGGCCATGATATTTTATATGTTTGTTATGATAATGAAGCTTATATGAATACCGGTGTCCAGAGAAGCGGTTTGACGCCTTTTGATACTAATACTACCACCAGCCCCATAGGCGCTGGTTCCACGGGCAATATCCGTCCCAAGAAACCTATGCCGGAAATTGCCGTGGCTCATGGGATCCCTTATGTTGCTACAGCATCAGCTAGTTTGCCGCAAGATATACAGCGCAAAGTTAAAAAGGCCTTAAGCATCAAGGGGCCAAAATATATGCAAATTCATGTCCCCTGTCCTTTAGGCTGGAGACATGAATCTTCTATGACCCTCGAGGTTGGCAAGTTAGCAGTAGAAACCGGGCTTTATCCTTTAATTGAATATGAGAATGGCGTCTTGGCGCAAGTGCGTAAAATCCAGCCTAAGCCGGTAGAGGAATATCTTAAGGTGCAAGGCAGGTTCAAGCATCTTCTGAATAATCCGGAAGAGATAAGAAAGATTCAGGCCATAGCAGATAACAATATCGCTAAGTACGGACTGAAGGCTTAA
- the porA gene encoding pyruvate ferredoxin oxidoreductase has protein sequence MKEFIEGSHAIAEIVKLCRPGVISAYPITPQTHIVEDLAQIVADGKLKAEFVNVESEHSAASVVLGASATGVRSYTATSSQGLFLMAEVVFNIAGMRLPVVMTCANRAISAPINIWNDQQDSISLRDAGWIQFYAEDVQEAVDFHVLAYRIAEDAGMMLPVMVCMDGFILTHGIETVDIPDQATVDKFLPSYKALYKLDVDNPMTLGPLVDPDSYLETRYALHKTHEKALEFIPKVFADFGKAFGRNYNGLVEGYQLEDAERVIVAMGSVCGTIKDTIDQLRSKGKKVGLLKITTFRPFPAQAVCEALKNAKKVAIVDKSVSLGSFAPIAAEVKAAFCGKKKAPKVISSFVLGLGGRDITRESIKEIFRLLTAKELNGDFIDLKPELLKESYEQ, from the coding sequence ATGAAAGAATTTATTGAAGGCTCTCACGCTATAGCAGAGATCGTTAAATTATGCAGGCCCGGAGTTATTTCGGCGTATCCGATTACTCCCCAGACGCATATTGTGGAAGATTTGGCCCAGATAGTCGCCGATGGAAAACTTAAAGCAGAGTTTGTGAATGTGGAATCAGAGCATTCGGCAGCTTCGGTAGTCTTGGGCGCATCCGCAACAGGGGTGCGTTCTTATACCGCCACAAGCTCCCAAGGGCTTTTCTTGATGGCAGAGGTAGTTTTTAATATTGCGGGAATGAGGCTGCCGGTAGTAATGACCTGCGCTAACCGCGCGATCTCCGCTCCGATCAATATCTGGAACGACCAGCAGGATTCCATTTCTTTAAGGGACGCCGGATGGATCCAGTTTTACGCTGAAGACGTGCAGGAAGCAGTGGATTTTCATGTTTTGGCTTATCGCATTGCTGAAGATGCCGGGATGATGCTTCCGGTAATGGTGTGCATGGACGGTTTTATCCTAACCCACGGGATAGAAACAGTGGATATTCCGGATCAGGCAACAGTTGATAAATTCTTGCCTTCATATAAGGCATTATATAAATTAGATGTGGATAACCCAATGACTTTAGGCCCCTTAGTGGATCCCGATTCTTACCTTGAGACCCGGTATGCCCTTCATAAAACCCATGAAAAGGCTTTAGAATTCATACCTAAGGTATTTGCTGATTTTGGCAAGGCATTCGGCAGAAATTATAACGGCTTAGTTGAAGGATACCAGCTTGAAGACGCTGAACGGGTGATCGTGGCCATGGGCTCTGTATGCGGGACAATAAAAGATACTATTGATCAGTTAAGGTCAAAGGGCAAGAAAGTGGGCTTGTTAAAAATTACCACTTTCCGCCCCTTCCCGGCGCAGGCTGTCTGCGAGGCGTTGAAGAATGCCAAGAAAGTAGCAATAGTAGATAAATCCGTATCTTTAGGATCGTTTGCTCCTATTGCCGCGGAGGTAAAAGCTGCCTTTTGCGGAAAGAAGAAAGCGCCTAAAGTAATAAGCAGTTTTGTCTTAGGCCTTGGCGGAAGAGATATCACCAGGGAGTCCATAAAAGAAATTTTCCGCCTTTTGACTGCTAAAGAATTAAACGGCGATTTTATTGATTTAAAGCCCGAACTTTTGAAGGAGAGTTATGAGCAATAG
- a CDS encoding 4Fe-4S binding protein, with the protein MFGPLICKSGKSRDNKTGSWRTEVKPKFLQKDCIGCKMCLLICPEGCITGSAKNTYNCDLLYCKGCGNCAAICPKKDIVMIKEEAKE; encoded by the coding sequence ATGTTTGGTCCGTTAATTTGTAAATCCGGCAAAAGCAGGGATAATAAGACCGGTTCCTGGAGGACAGAAGTAAAGCCCAAATTCTTACAAAAAGATTGTATTGGCTGTAAGATGTGTTTATTGATCTGTCCCGAAGGATGCATTACCGGCAGCGCCAAGAATACCTATAATTGCGATTTGTTGTATTGTAAAGGCTGCGGCAATTGCGCGGCAATTTGCCCTAAGAAAGATATCGTAATGATCAAAGAAGAGGCCAAGGAATAA
- a CDS encoding 2-oxoacid:acceptor oxidoreductase family protein, with translation MKEIRIHARAGQGAITTAALLGDAYFLKGMYPYAFPHFGAARMGAPMNAFVRVDAKPVRLRSQIYEPDYLLIMDATLLRGFNCFAGLKDSGIAIINQKEGVEIPKLNARQKLYVIPANDIALKTIGRPLGNTALLGAFCAATGELELDALLEAVKHRFSGKALEGNIEAVKQGFSFIKK, from the coding sequence ATGAAAGAGATCAGGATCCATGCCCGTGCCGGGCAGGGGGCAATTACTACCGCGGCCTTGTTAGGGGATGCCTACTTTTTAAAGGGGATGTATCCTTACGCTTTTCCGCATTTTGGCGCGGCCAGAATGGGCGCTCCTATGAACGCCTTTGTCAGGGTTGATGCTAAACCTGTGCGCCTGCGCAGCCAAATATATGAGCCGGATTACCTTTTAATCATGGATGCCACGCTTTTAAGAGGTTTTAATTGTTTCGCAGGCTTAAAAGATAGTGGCATTGCTATAATTAACCAAAAAGAAGGCGTGGAGATCCCTAAGCTTAATGCCCGCCAGAAGCTTTATGTGATCCCGGCCAATGACATTGCTTTAAAGACTATTGGACGGCCCTTAGGTAATACCGCTTTATTGGGGGCTTTTTGCGCGGCTACTGGTGAATTAGAGTTAGACGCGCTTTTGGAAGCAGTAAAACACCGTTTTTCCGGTAAGGCGCTTGAGGGCAATATTGAAGCGGTGAAACAGGGTTTTTCTTTCATTAAAAAATAG
- a CDS encoding pyridoxamine 5'-phosphate oxidase family protein has translation MLPEKIRGLLKQKEFISVATSSLKGKPNAAPKFILKCEGNFIYLIDYTIGTTWENLKVNPLISLSFMDTETLLGYQLNGKAHILENGHEYEKIFHELSQKQVSLSASRIIEGISKGKKHSSFELAIPEKFVVLRIEVKELVEIKPSGGLQREQM, from the coding sequence ATGCTTCCGGAAAAGATCAGGGGATTGCTTAAGCAAAAAGAATTTATAAGCGTTGCAACCTCAAGCCTTAAGGGCAAGCCCAACGCCGCCCCGAAATTTATACTTAAGTGTGAGGGGAATTTTATTTATCTTATTGATTATACTATTGGGACTACTTGGGAGAATCTGAAGGTAAATCCTCTGATATCGCTTTCCTTTATGGATACTGAAACACTTTTGGGCTATCAGTTAAACGGCAAGGCGCATATCTTAGAAAACGGCCATGAGTATGAGAAGATATTTCATGAGCTTTCCCAAAAGCAGGTAAGCCTCTCTGCTAGCCGTATTATTGAAGGAATTTCCAAGGGCAAGAAACACTCTAGCTTTGAGCTTGCCATACCAGAAAAATTTGTGGTTTTAAGAATAGAGGTTAAAGAGCTTGTGGAAATAAAGCCAAGCGGAGGCTTGCAAAGGGAGCAGATGTGA
- a CDS encoding YbaB/EbfC family nucleoid-associated protein, with amino-acid sequence MFDKMKQMMDLQKKVQELKKQLEQATFEVSSSDGVFKVVMNAAQEIKDVILADSYSKVDKGKLEQAIKDTYNRAIKRAQEIAASKMKDISGLALPGF; translated from the coding sequence ATGTTTGATAAAATGAAACAGATGATGGATTTGCAAAAGAAAGTTCAGGAACTTAAGAAGCAGCTGGAGCAGGCAACCTTTGAAGTTTCAAGCTCTGACGGCGTTTTTAAAGTGGTTATGAATGCCGCGCAGGAAATTAAAGATGTGATTTTAGCTGATTCCTATAGTAAGGTGGACAAGGGTAAATTAGAACAGGCGATAAAGGATACATACAACCGCGCGATCAAGCGCGCGCAGGAAATAGCCGCCAGCAAGATGAAGGATATAAGCGGGCTAGCCCTGCCGGGATTTTAG
- a CDS encoding DUF975 family protein produces the protein MEERKFSKKQALKFGWETVTGNIGFFIGLSLVVFVVVYVPAFVSSVTEKTYPVISFIFSLISNILSMIVGMGFIKIALKFYDKQKADFDDLFSCAKQFFPYLLSAILMTLAVIGGIIVLIVPGIILGLQLQFFAYFIVDKKTGPMQALKESSRITRGQKWQLFLFALLTVLVNIAGLLCLVVGLLVTIPLTSLAYAYIYRKLEQGEVAHV, from the coding sequence GTGGAAGAAAGAAAATTTTCTAAAAAGCAAGCTTTGAAGTTTGGCTGGGAAACTGTAACCGGCAATATTGGTTTCTTTATTGGCTTAAGCCTTGTAGTGTTTGTGGTGGTTTATGTGCCGGCATTCGTCAGCAGCGTCACCGAGAAAACATACCCGGTTATTTCTTTTATTTTCAGCCTTATTTCCAACATTTTGAGCATGATCGTAGGCATGGGATTCATAAAGATAGCGCTTAAATTTTATGACAAGCAGAAAGCTGATTTTGACGATTTATTTTCCTGCGCCAAGCAGTTCTTCCCCTATCTATTAAGCGCCATTCTTATGACTTTAGCGGTAATAGGCGGTATCATTGTTTTGATTGTGCCGGGAATTATCCTTGGGTTACAGCTGCAGTTTTTCGCATATTTTATAGTAGATAAGAAAACCGGCCCCATGCAGGCTTTAAAAGAGAGTTCCCGGATAACTCGCGGGCAGAAATGGCAGCTTTTCTTATTCGCCTTGCTAACAGTTCTTGTAAACATCGCCGGATTATTGTGCCTGGTGGTAGGGCTTTTAGTGACTATTCCGCTTACTTCTTTAGCCTACGCCTATATTTATCGTAAATTGGAACAAGGAGAAGTTGCTCATGTTTGA
- a CDS encoding TlpA family protein disulfide reductase — protein MRIKKLTVSLVALFVLLSGVCFAQDFKLKDLKGQEVTLTSFKNQKPVLLLFWTTWCPYCRQALLDVNGKYPETSKGGLEILAINIGESREKVEKFVQLRDLKYPVLLDQQQTVVGSFMVYGIPAYIIIDKEGNIAARDNRYPDEQIKKILGVK, from the coding sequence ATGAGAATTAAGAAATTAACCGTAAGTTTGGTTGCGTTATTTGTTTTATTGTCCGGGGTTTGTTTTGCCCAGGATTTTAAGCTTAAGGATCTAAAAGGGCAAGAGGTTACCTTAACTAGCTTTAAGAATCAAAAGCCGGTGCTTCTTCTTTTTTGGACCACCTGGTGCCCGTATTGCCGTCAGGCGCTTCTGGATGTTAATGGCAAATATCCGGAAACTTCAAAGGGCGGGCTTGAGATCTTGGCGATTAATATCGGGGAATCACGGGAAAAAGTTGAGAAATTCGTGCAATTGCGTGATTTGAAATATCCGGTTCTTTTGGATCAACAGCAAACAGTGGTAGGTTCTTTTATGGTTTATGGGATTCCCGCTTATATTATAATTGATAAAGAAGGAAACATTGCCGCCCGGGATAACCGTTACCCGGATGAGCAAATAAAGAAAATCCTTGGGGTAAAATAG
- a CDS encoding sulfite exporter TauE/SafE family protein, with product MNLSGGILDYLIAFLGGVLLSLTPCVYPLLPVSLSYIGISCAGSKLKGFLLGLAYSSGLAFTYMLLGILASLTGKVFGTVSSHPVTQIIIGLIVILFGAAMFDLVNLPFLNITKSVKPKGCGYSGVFVLGITSALVITPCVSPVLGSILLLLAAKQNVFYGASLLLSFAYGLGMIFILAGFLGSVILSMPKSGKWMFYAKRAAALILLIMGAVIIFSGIRGL from the coding sequence ATGAATCTGTCCGGCGGAATTCTTGATTATTTAATTGCTTTCTTGGGGGGCGTTCTTTTAAGCTTGACTCCTTGCGTGTATCCGCTTTTGCCGGTTAGCTTAAGTTATATCGGTATAAGCTGTGCCGGCTCAAAACTAAAAGGGTTCCTTTTAGGATTAGCCTATAGTTCGGGGTTAGCTTTTACCTATATGCTGCTTGGGATCTTGGCCTCTTTGACTGGAAAAGTCTTTGGCACTGTTTCAAGCCACCCAGTTACCCAGATCATCATCGGCTTAATCGTTATTTTATTTGGTGCGGCAATGTTTGACTTGGTGAATCTACCTTTTTTAAATATTACCAAGTCAGTAAAACCTAAGGGATGCGGCTATTCAGGGGTTTTTGTTTTAGGGATAACTTCTGCTTTGGTGATCACCCCTTGTGTCAGCCCCGTATTAGGCTCGATATTGCTTTTGTTGGCGGCAAAACAAAATGTTTTCTACGGCGCAAGTCTTCTTTTAAGCTTTGCCTATGGCCTGGGGATGATATTTATTCTTGCCGGATTTTTAGGAAGCGTGATTTTATCAATGCCTAAATCCGGAAAGTGGATGTTTTATGCAAAACGCGCGGCAGCGTTGATTTTATTAATCATGGGGGCAGTTATTATTTTTTCAGGGATAAGGGGGCTTTAA
- a CDS encoding divalent-cation tolerance protein CutA has translation MYIVVLVTASSKEEAVKISNGLLENKLAACVNILQGVSSFFWWEKKIDQANECLMIIKSKKSLLNKIIKKVKSLHSYQVPEIIALPIIGGIKSYLKWIDESVRRNS, from the coding sequence ATGTATATCGTAGTTTTAGTCACAGCTTCCAGCAAAGAGGAAGCAGTAAAAATATCAAACGGCCTTCTGGAAAATAAATTGGCCGCCTGCGTGAATATTTTGCAGGGGGTAAGTTCATTTTTCTGGTGGGAAAAAAAGATTGATCAGGCAAATGAGTGCTTGATGATAATTAAGTCTAAGAAATCACTTTTGAATAAGATCATTAAAAAGGTAAAATCTCTACATAGTTACCAAGTTCCGGAAATTATAGCCCTTCCTATAATCGGCGGAATAAAAAGCTACCTTAAATGGATTGATGAATCTGTCCGGCGGAATTCTTGA
- the pgeF gene encoding peptidoglycan editing factor PgeF, which produces MPCVFNLPGLICATSSKPYNMSLAHGDTTSSLQNRKDFLSFLGIDYKKLACGVQAHSAMVRKVVLADAGRGALSPDSAFDKTDAFITNAAGLPMAVFTADCLAVFIYDKKNHAAGIVHAGWRGTKKQICLKTLEYMRKEFSTSPENVYCGFGPRIKSCCYEVGEEFKDFFPEDVTFKGGKYYFDLGNANKRQIVSWGVDPRNIEDKQECNFCNNNKYFSYRKEGVSCGRMMSALMLK; this is translated from the coding sequence ATGCCCTGCGTGTTTAATCTTCCAGGTTTAATTTGCGCTACAAGCAGTAAGCCTTATAATATGTCTTTGGCCCACGGGGACACAACAAGCTCTTTGCAGAATCGGAAAGATTTCTTAAGTTTTTTGGGTATAGATTACAAGAAGCTTGCCTGCGGGGTTCAGGCGCATTCTGCTATGGTAAGAAAAGTAGTCTTAGCAGATGCTGGAAGGGGCGCGTTGTCGCCTGATAGCGCTTTTGATAAAACTGATGCCTTTATTACTAATGCCGCAGGCTTGCCCATGGCAGTATTTACCGCGGATTGCTTAGCAGTTTTTATCTATGACAAAAAGAATCATGCCGCGGGAATAGTGCATGCCGGATGGCGCGGGACAAAAAAACAGATATGTTTAAAAACTCTGGAATATATGCGCAAAGAGTTTTCTACTTCTCCAGAGAACGTGTATTGCGGGTTCGGCCCCCGCATAAAGAGTTGTTGCTATGAAGTGGGAGAAGAATTCAAAGATTTCTTTCCCGAAGATGTAACTTTTAAAGGCGGTAAATATTATTTCGATTTGGGAAATGCCAATAAAAGGCAGATAGTTTCTTGGGGGGTCGATCCAAGAAACATTGAGGATAAACAAGAGTGTAACTTTTGCAATAATAATAAATATTTTTCTTATCGTAAAGAAGGCGTTTCTTGCGGCAGGATGATGTCAGCGCTTATGCTTAAATGA
- a CDS encoding DNA recombination protein RmuC, translated as MITNLVLIIVGIFIACLLFFLIRKINQKLSEVTGAVDEARKFFTQSLGNTTTVFSGVYEKLGKLEETNRQIVEISRDISALQQLLRAPKFRGQLGERMLENLLAEVLPKQYFALQYRFKTGDAVDAVIKLAGKVLSIDAKFSLENFQRLQEAVDEDAKNSFRKRFTQDVKNRIDEISSKYILPDEGTYDFAFMYIPAENVYYEIIVNQDMLGIFTAKKIIPVSPNTFYAYLEIICMGLKGLQIEENAKAILKGLSALGVQMNKFQEDFTTLGAHINNTRGKFEESFKHLEKITQQLEKIQEKQS; from the coding sequence ATGATAACTAATTTAGTGTTAATTATTGTTGGTATATTTATCGCCTGCCTGTTATTTTTTCTTATCCGCAAGATCAATCAGAAGCTTTCTGAAGTTACAGGCGCGGTGGATGAGGCCAGGAAATTCTTTACCCAGTCGCTTGGAAATACCACCACAGTGTTTAGCGGGGTGTATGAAAAGCTGGGTAAGCTGGAAGAAACCAACCGCCAGATCGTTGAGATAAGCCGGGATATATCTGCCTTGCAGCAGCTTTTAAGAGCGCCTAAATTCCGCGGGCAATTAGGCGAACGGATGCTGGAAAATCTTTTAGCTGAAGTTTTGCCTAAACAATATTTCGCGCTTCAATATCGTTTTAAAACCGGCGACGCGGTGGACGCGGTAATCAAGCTTGCCGGAAAAGTGCTTTCTATTGACGCCAAGTTCAGCTTAGAGAATTTTCAGCGCTTGCAGGAAGCAGTTGATGAAGACGCCAAGAATTCTTTTCGTAAGCGTTTTACACAGGATGTGAAGAATCGCATTGACGAAATCTCCTCTAAGTACATTCTTCCTGATGAGGGTACTTATGATTTTGCTTTTATGTATATTCCGGCGGAAAATGTCTACTATGAAATCATTGTCAACCAGGACATGCTGGGTATTTTTACTGCCAAGAAGATCATTCCGGTATCACCGAATACCTTTTACGCTTATCTAGAGATTATTTGTATGGGTTTAAAAGGGCTTCAGATAGAAGAAAATGCCAAGGCAATACTCAAAGGGTTAAGCGCGCTTGGCGTTCAGATGAATAAATTTCAGGAGGATTTTACTACTTTAGGCGCGCATATTAATAACACCCGCGGTAAATTTGAAGAAAGCTTTAAACATCTGGAGAAAATTACCCAGCAGCTGGAAAAGATACAGGAAAAACAATCTTGA